The following proteins come from a genomic window of Paenibacillus spongiae:
- the ku gene encoding non-homologous end joining protein Ku, translating into MHTVWKGAISFGLVHVPVKMFSATEDKDISMRLIHRDCGSPVSYVRKCQTCETEIDWDAIIKGYEYEKGHFVLFEKDELEQLTDDATKTIRILDFVDLNEIDPIYFQKTYYLSPDQAGGNAYNLLLEAMRQSGRIGIAKISIRSKSSLAAIRVIDDCLAMETIFYPDEIRPVQQVPGLPESVTVNDKELTMARMLIEQLSTPFEPDKYTDDYRGRLLDLIQHKIAGEEIKVAPEVQRTNVLDLMAALQASLEAVRVSPEAPGSLDTGAAGGSPAAGSPQEAGGDAPAAGSSDPDGAPPKAARSRKTKSGGKKESVS; encoded by the coding sequence CATGTGCCGGTCAAGATGTTCTCCGCTACGGAGGATAAAGATATCTCCATGCGGCTCATTCACCGCGATTGCGGGAGCCCTGTATCTTATGTCCGCAAATGTCAAACCTGCGAAACCGAGATCGATTGGGATGCCATCATCAAAGGCTATGAATATGAGAAAGGCCACTTCGTGCTGTTCGAAAAAGATGAGCTTGAGCAGCTGACTGACGATGCCACGAAAACGATTCGGATTTTGGATTTCGTCGATTTGAACGAAATCGACCCGATTTATTTTCAGAAAACATACTACCTCTCTCCCGATCAGGCAGGCGGCAATGCCTATAATTTGCTGCTTGAGGCTATGCGCCAATCCGGCCGGATCGGTATTGCCAAGATATCGATCCGCTCCAAGAGCTCGCTGGCAGCGATCAGGGTAATCGACGACTGCCTGGCGATGGAGACGATCTTCTATCCGGATGAGATCCGCCCCGTTCAGCAGGTGCCCGGCTTGCCGGAATCCGTTACCGTTAACGATAAAGAGCTGACTATGGCGCGGATGCTTATCGAGCAGCTGTCCACACCGTTCGAGCCGGACAAATATACGGATGATTATCGCGGCCGTCTGCTCGATCTCATTCAGCATAAAATTGCCGGCGAAGAAATTAAGGTCGCTCCTGAAGTGCAGCGGACGAACGTGCTTGACCTGATGGCCGCCCTCCAAGCAAGCCTCGAGGCGGTCCGTGTCTCGCCTGAAGCGCCTGGAAGCCTGGATACCGGTGCAGCCGGCGGCAGTCCTGCAGCCGGAAGTCCGCAGGAAGCTGGAGGCGACGCCCCAGCGGCGGGCTCTTCCGACCCGGATGGTGCACCGCCCAAAGCTGCCCGGTCCCGCAAAACGAAGAGCGGAGGCAAGAAAGAATCGGTCTCGTAA